In Mauremys reevesii isolate NIE-2019 linkage group 13, ASM1616193v1, whole genome shotgun sequence, the sequence TGCACTTTTTCTTCCTAACTTTACATTttcctttattgaatttcatcttgttgatttcagatgaaatctccaatttgtcaaagtcattttgaattcttagcctgtcctccaaagtgcttgcaaaatcttccagcttggtgtcatctgcagattttataagcatacactccactccattatccaaatcattaatgaaaatatttgatagtaccagacccaagacagaacccttgggaccccactagatacatccatCCCGTTTAACAGAGAACCATTGCTAACTACTCTTTGGATAAATCTATACggcaaataaaaaaacaaaccaaaaacacacaaaaaactacctgcagcagtgagtctcagaaccTGGGTCTGCAGACTTAGTCTTGTAGGATTCATGCTACAACACTAAAAATATCTATGTAGACattctggcttgggctggaggtcaggctctgaaacccattCCTCTTTCGGGGCTTCAAACTGGCTATTTTTAATGCCATACCATAATCCCTGAAAGCCCAAGTCTATAGAtatgggctctgagacttgcagACACGGTGGATGTGATGTACTCTTTGAGTACGGCCTTTCAGCAAGTTTTTTACTcattttatagtaatttaatctagatcacatttccctggtttgcttaTGAAAAAGTCATGAAGGACTGCATCAAACggcttactaaaatcaagatatatcacatctattgCTTCTCCCCTATCCAATAGACCAGTTTATATACATGTGAACATAAAAACAATGATGCACACAGGCATATGACCATAATCACCAAAAAATCAATCAAATGCACCAGCACAATTACATTCACATATATACACAGATATATATATGCAAGGACATGCCCCAAAAATATAGAAATAGATAAAACATGTTGGCTATAATTTTTAAGCATCTAGAGGATTTAGATACTTATTTCCCATTGGCAATTAAAAGCATGGATGATTTTTTTCAGACATTCCAGTAGAAATGTAAACCTTTCAAGttggacaggtgaaaaaatgttttgggtttggTGTGTGTataggggggggggtgttgtatTTTTCCcttgtggaaaatttcaactgttgattgaaaaacaaaaaaatctcctAAAGCATTTTTGGGGGGTATTTTTGCAACCAAACCTCCAAAATTTTCACCCAAAACCTGAAAGGTAGTCTGTTTacaggttttatatatatataaataaataaataaatatatatatatatattaaaagaaaGCAGATACTTTCCATTAACCCAAGAATCAAAaccttattattattttttttaaatctcacccATTCCTCTCTAACTTACCTGCTTGGGAGCAAATTGCCTGTGCTTCAGCATAATTCTCCAGGTAACAAAAGGCATCCATTTATATACATTTTTGTGTTCACTAGGGAGGTACACTGAAAAAGCCTCTGCTGTGATGTTGCCAAGCAACCAAAACTGCCCTTAGTTATCACAGATAAAGAGCGGGGCTTCCAAACTTGTACAGCTGGCTACACCTGATATAGCGAGCTATGAAAAAATGTACAGCTTAGATCAGTCTGGTTCAGGCTCGGAGACCTGGTGAGTTGGTTTGTGTTTGAACCAAGCTGTGAGTGATGTCATGCTGGACTCCGGGTTATTGCTTTGCAGTGATTGTGACTAGGGTGCCATCACGAAACACCAATGTCACCAATGTCACACTGTCGAAGCCACTGCCACTGTTTAGTGGGTCCTCATGCAAATTGAACATGTTTAGTTGATTCTTTTTATTCCTACTAGAGAAATACCCAGAGGCCCAGAAAGTCCGTCACATCCTCAGAACAAGGCAGTATTAGTTTTTATGGCCACATGTTGCTGTAGCTTTTCTGCATTAGGCTATATGATCAAAGCTTCATTGCTAGGATATGTTCAAATAATAGGCTTCCATGTATCCCAGCTTACACACCACAGGCTCCAGAGGTCTCATAAAGCTCTGccaaagagaaaaagaagaaggTGTGGGCTGGGACATGGAAgaggagtcagggcagagcaaTTGTCCATCTTACATGGAGAGTGTTGGCAAGAAATTtgggccccattaaagtcaaagtcAAAACTCTTGTTTAATTAACAATAGTAGTGACACAAGTTACTAGAGACCAAAGCAGATCTTGAATAAAGCAGAAATGAAATTGTTAAGGAGTTAAGTTTGGAGTTATAAGGATGGGCCATGCTTGGAACAAACAAATTAGAGGAAGTGTGAAGGTGGTACCGATTATAGAAAAGCTAAGGGAATCCAGGCTTAGATAATTTGGGTTTGTGAAAGGAAAATTGGAAGAACAGATGGGAAACAGATTGTTGATCTTAAAAGAGGAGGGTAACAGAATGATGACGCAAAACTAGATGGATGGATGTCCTACAAAAGGATCTGGATAGTTGCAAAGTTTCAGAGGAACTGCTTCAAGACAGACTGGAATGGAGAAGGACTTGAAGAGCTGGCTGTGTTTAGGTGGGATGCAAGCTAGAAGAATAAAAGCAGTAGTAACATGGATACAGgttgtggtgatggtggtggaaTAAGTCACAGAAGCAGTAGTAGTATAATTAGTAAGTGGCTTAATTGTGCCCTCACCATGAGCTCAGCTCCTGGATTAGACCAAGAGGGTGATTCTGACTGATGCAGTGCTTCTCTGGTAAGGGGTTATGATTGATCTCCTCCTGGGCCCATACCATCCGCCAGTATCCAGTGCAGGAGTGTACAGGGGTGCCCTGCACCCTTTCCATATTCAGGGTTGGAGCAGTGTTCTGAATGCTTGCTGTAGGTGCCTGCCTGGGGCTAACTGGTCACCacatttgggattgggaaggcctttcctccaggtcagatttgCTGGGACCTCATGGGATTTCACCTTTCTCTTCAGCGTGATCTGCTAGGATCAAATGGTCACATCACAGCGGatcaattccctgccacagcagggACCTCAACCACTCATAGCACCTCAgtctatttaccccttcacataacacaagaactaggggtcacccaatgaaattaaaaggcagcaggtttaaaacaaacaaaaggaagtatgttTTCACATAACatacagtcaacccatggaactcattgtTGGGAGATGTTGTCAGgccaaaatataactgggttcaaaaaagatttagataagttcatggaggataggtccatcaatggctgttagccaaaaCAGTCAGGGACTTAACCCCATGATTTAGGTGTCCCTAAACTGCCAggaactgggactggatgacaggggatggatcattcactAATTgctctattctgttcattccctctgaagcacctggcattggccactgtcagaagacaggatagtggactAGATTGAACAATGGTCTGATCTAgcatagctgttcttatgttcctgttCTGTAGCTGTGGCATACCACAGCTTAGTCTTCTGAGGGATGCAATACCGTTAGTTTAACTGAAATCACTGGGCTTAGTATGTTGGTGAAGTGTAATGACCTGTGATGAACAGAAGGGCAGAATGGATGAGCtaatggttctttctggcctGAAGCTTTATGAAATTAAAGAAACGTTTGCCCCCTTTAGTACCACTCCCAGTGTGAGTTGGCCAAATAAATGTAGTAGTAGCAACAAGAGTAGTAATGGCTAGTAAAATAATGTCTATGTTTGACTGCTCCTACTTCATTTACATATGCAGAACTTCATACCCTGTGTTCAAAGTCCAATATGAATATTAACCAGGTAACCCCATCACACTCCTCTTACAAACTTTGACCATCCATAACTCACGCTATATGCCTATTATACCCCCTGGCAGGAAGGAAACATGAAGGAATCTCAAACTTCCTCTTTTGTAATGCAGCCTGTTTGTTGTGTGGTGATGTAATGTATACTATCCTTTCCGACCACTGATGGTTAGCAAGGTGTCTTTGTCCAGTTCTGATAGGGACTTAGATTTACACTGAGGTCTGTGATACATGGTGGTGTATTTGGATCCCTGTTCTCTCAATACCAAGTCCATTTCAGAAGACTATAGTGAAAGAAAAATATCGTTGTATTGATGTGTCTAAAATTAAATAGGTTTGTATCTATGAAAAAAACAAGGAATAAGGGAGagggaatattttattttattttattttaaagagaggAAGAGAGCCTGGAGTAAATAATGATGATGACAAACAGACAGTTAGATAGGTCGATAGATCGATAGATGAATGTGTAGAGGGATAGATCAATAGATAGATTGATAGGTCATTCTTTACTGTGTTATTATTATGCAAGGTAATTTACAGTAgaagaaaagagagttttccTGATGCAAAGACATACTGAACATTTTTTTCCTCAATTAATTTTGACCATAATTTtgattgtctgttctgttcattccctctggggcaactggcaattgtccactgttggaagacaggatactgggcaagatggacctttggtctgacccagtttggccattcttatcttcctatgagtagggtcctaacaaattcacagccatgaaaaatgcatcatggattGTGAAATCTGGaatccccccatgaaatctggtcttttgtgtgcttttatgctatactatacagatttcatagggGAGACCAGCTTTTCTCAAATGgggggccctgacccaaaagggaattgcaATGGGCTGCAAGGTGATTTTAGGGGGGTTGAAGtactgccactcttacttctgcactgctttcagagctgagcagccagAGAGCAGTAGCTTTTGGCTGGGCACCCAGATATGAAGGTAGTGCCCcatcagcagcgcagaagtaagggtggcaataccataccatgccatccttacttctgtgctggtggtggctctgccttcaaagctgggctcccagccagcagccaccactctccagctgcccagctctgaaggtagctccgctgtcagcagcagtgcagaagtaagggtagcagtaccacaaccccctctacaataaccttgtgactaccccacaactcctttttgggtcaggacccttcagttacaacacagtgacatttcagatttaaatagctgaaataatgaaatttacgatttttaaaatcctgtaactatgaaattgaccaaaatagatCGTGAATTTGGTAGAGACCTACTTATGACCAATAAGAGAAAAAATtgttttaggaaaaaaatcaaaattgcaagaatttacacatttttaaaggtttAAAAGAGATTATTTCAATAGTttttctagatttttttaaaaacaattttttctcaattttttttaaacaatattgaAATGACTGTTGAAAATTGGTCATTACAAAATATAatgtaaatgaaacattttgataaccCTTTAAATGGTATTTTCtcttaaaaatgattttaaaaagtcatgatATTTTTGTAGAGaatgaatatttttgaaaatcttggccgtATTTTAGGggttatttttcatttcaaagatGGATATTTTTGAAgggaaatattaaatatttattatattattattattattattattattattgccagTGCTAAAATGTACATATCCGTGAATACAAATATTCACATAACATAGCTACATAACATttaatttcaatatatttttaaggACCTGTTTTCTatctatacatacacacacacgtatgTATCTTTATACAACTTTATCTTTATACAACTACACATACTAGTGCACACATTTTGGAATTGGCATTAtttatgtttttgctttatttatttcaCTGATGTGCAAAAATGTCAGAAGCTCAATCAGACACTTTTTATCTCTTCACTTATACTCTGTCCCAACTTCTACcataccccttccccaccctagGACTTCTTGCATAATTTCAGATACCTCAGAAACTTGAAATAACCatcatattttcatttaaaatcaacttctcacagaaaaaaaaaattcacatcaCCCCATTCAAAATTACAGTGGCCCGGTGAGCATTATGTCATGAAATCTTAAACTAAAATGAAGATGATCAAAAACTTTTTAGAAGAATGTTTTTCTAGTGAAAAACAGCTTTTCATGAAAATTCAGCTTTCCATGAAAAGCTGCCCCCAACtttgaaatgtttccattttccaTAAAAGTTTCAGACACATTTTAATCTATATATTATTGTTGAATTAGCATTGTACAATTTTAtttaatagatagatagatagatcttttcaaaaaataaaaaattggagTTTCGGCTAAAACTAATTTTTTCACAGGTAATTAAATTTTCATCAGAAAATCAaaagaatatatttttttttgttttagggcTGAAATATTTTCACATCTCAGTAGTTTttttgcccttttaaaaaataaagtaaaaattttCTGGTGATAATTTTccatattggggaaaaaaaaacagctttgtCAGACAGATAGATACACTGATTAAATGGCTAATCTTGCACACAATGTGTCAAAAGATCCAATGGATGGAAGCTTaggctagagaaattcagactgtaaataataatatatatttaacagtgagattaagtAACAATTGGAACTACTTATCCAGGGATGTAATGGATTTCcatcacctgaagtctttaaagcaAGACTGAATATAGGAAGTACTGAGAGAAATTATATTCCATATAGTATGAGGACTAGATGATGGTAATGGCCCCATTTGCCCTTAAAATCTATAGAAAGATAGATAGACAATACTTCACTATATTAGAACTGACCTGCAAGGTAAATTGTTAAAGGAAAAGAGTGATTTCCTGACCCAAAGACATAGTGAGAACAAGGTTTTCTTCCCTGCTGAATTTGCACCATTTAGAGAAAATGTTGTGTTAAGACAAAATAAAGAAATTAGGAATATTTTCATTTCAAGGGgttaaaaacaagtttatttcaaTAGTTTTTGtagaattttttcaatcttttttttttcattttattgaaCATATTATTGAAATGGCTATGAATTTTATCCATTTACCAAACACTgggtaaatgaaacattttaagaatcctttaaatgtgattttatttgaaaaaaatattaaaagtgccatattttttgcagaaaatgattttatttattaCTTTCATAGGAAAAAACACATATGAACTAGAGTTTACCAGAGGGGTGGGTGTTAAGGGATGGGGCACAGCATGCTTAGATCTGAGTGGGCAGAgatggtttccctagcctctgtttgccaaaagctgggaataggcgacaCAGTGGGtgcatcacttgatgattccctgttctgttcattccctctggggcacctggcgtcggccactgtcataagacaggacactgggttagatggaccttgcgtctgacccagtatggccgttctcatgttcttatgtaCCTCCATTTCATGCTAACGTTAGCAAATCGAGTTTGTCTTTCCTGATTTTTGTGGGAAAGGCACACATTTCACAAGAGCTTTCCTCAGGGCCCTgttcacctccttgttcctcaggctgtagatgagggggttgaccatgggagtcaggactgtgtAGAAGATAGAGAACACTTTGTTCAGGTTTCCCACTGTGGCACTATCTGGGAGCATGTAGACAATCATTAAGGTCCCATAGAAAATtgtcaccacaatgaggtgagaggagcaggtggaaaaggccttttgcctccccattgtggaagggattctcaggatggaGGCAATGATAGAAATGTAGGACATCACAGTTAATAGGAATGCAGGAAGGGTGAAGATGGAGGAAAGTATGAAGGTCACAAGTTTCATCTGGCTGGTTTCACTGCAGGAGAGTTTGATCAAAGGGGTGAAATCACAGAAGAAATGATCAATTTCATTCGGGCCGCAGAAAGTGAACTGTGCTAACAAAGACGTGGTGACAGTGCTAGCCAGGAAGCCACTAATCCAGGACAAAGATGCCATCTGGAGGCACACACTGCCATTCATCTGCACTGCATAGTGCAGGGGTTTACATATTGCTAAGTATCGATCATACGACATCACTGCTAGGAGAGCACATTCTACAGCTGCCAGAGAGCTGAACAAATTAAATTGCGTGATGCAGCCGCTAATAGAAATAGTTCTGTCCCCtgtcaggagactggccagcatcctgggcaggatggtggaggtgtaGCAGATCTCCAAGCAGGACaggttccccaggaagaagtacatgggggtgtgcagGTGTTGATCAGCCACAATTAGAAAAAcgatgaggatgttcccagacATGGTCACAACATAGATCACTAGGAACAAAGGGAAGAGAAGGATCTGTAGTTCAGGGAGATCCCCGAATCCCAGTAGGATGAATTTTGTGATGGACGTTTGATTTCCAGCTTCTGCATGGGCTTGGAAGTGAACCTGGGGGAAGAAAAGAAACTTTATAGTATGCTTAGTATTAACTAAGTATCAACTAGTATTGCAAGGAGATCAGTCTTACACAAAATTGATTTACATGTGTTccaacttttctttttctttttttcttgtggAGTTTTCACTCGGATCTCTCCTAGTGGCAATCATATGGTGGCTCCGTGTCTCTACAAAAACCTTTACTAGCTTTATTGGTAACTCTATCACATTGAAAATGCATGTCCACGTTTTTGTCCTTTGATAACGCACTCAGACACCACAGCAATAATCATGTGATAGAGAGAGAGCGCGAAAGAGCGAGAGATGTTGTTTGAATCAAAGAATGGAAAGTCAGACAAACAGAGACAGATTGAGATTGATGTACAGAAGAAACTGAGTGACACATTCAAGCATGaatgagcagagagagagagagaatagttgTTGGAAATGAAGTATAGAGAGGCAGATGAACATTGATAGATATCTTTCATTATTACAGCTTTCCAGGTTTTGCCCTTCGATTCAGTACATGTTTatactggcttttcctctctgaATTAGCTGTGTATTCCCAGGCTGAattgtttttctccttttctaCCCAGCTTTCTAATCTCTGACTCTGTCTTCATCCTGACTTCAAACACTCAGTTCCAAACCAATGTTTCATAAGCAATGAATGGAGGGAGACATTCCTCTGAAACGCCTTCTACTTTTTCTCTGGCTAATATTAACTCTAAATCAACCCATCAACATACATCTGCTACTCCCCGGTGAAGGAAACGTCTAAGACAGAGTATGTCTCCTTTCTGTCTAAAGCATTATGACCCCAATTCAAGAAGATACTCAACTTGCATGTAGCTTTTAGCACAGGCGCAGTCCGATTAACTTACATGGGATTGCTCACAAGCTTAAAGTTATGTATATGTTTAAGTACCTTCCTGAATCAGAGTCTATAGTGTTTTCCAATTTAGAGGGGCAAATGTTGAGGTGGAAACAAAGGTTTCAGCAGGATGATCTATCAAATCTTTTATCTTCCCTAAAGAGGATAGAAAACTGTGGAACTACTTACAAAGGTATATGATATAGTATCTGTCACTTGAAGTTATAAAAGTCATGACTGAATATGTTTCTTAAAGGTATGCCTTAATTTCAACCAGAAATTGTTATTCTTTTCAAGAATCACTGCCTGAAATTATCTTGCCTGTATtatgcatgaggtcagactagatgaccataatggttcTTTCTGCCCTTAAATTCCATAAATCTGTAAATTGGTTTACCTTTAAGGAGGAGGTATTACCAGCCAAAATCTCTGATATGAACTCTTCACTCTTTGTATTGACACCAAGATATGGGTTCTGCCATCTATattccatcctcctcctcatcattaCAATGCATGGATGCCGGCTTCCTCTGGGCCCCGAGgtgcacccatggagtcggcacctatatTCAGGTGAGATCTTTCAATAAGGAGACCTGCCTATGCTTGACTATATGTGTCAGTTCTGCTACCCAGCTGCATTAATTTTGCCTTCTATCCATCTACTGAATGTCAGCATCTCTCCTAATTCCTTATTTATTCTTTGTGGGAGAAGGGGAAACCTCCCTTGACATTTTAGCTGATGGCAGCAATAAGAACGGCAGAGGTTTCCATGTGGGATTTGAACACCGTCCTCCCTTTTGTTCTTTTGAAAAAATCAGCCATTTTATTTATAGTTGGATATAGAGATGGTCaggactctttttaaaaaaaacaaacaaacaaaaaaaacttgtttTCCACTGTAAAATGCCAGTTTATCAGCACTGACACTGTTCTTTCAGAAGAAAATGTTTTGACACTTTTTCTTGTGTTGGGAATCCAAAATGATTGAGCTTGTCCAAACACCTTGTCTCaacattttctaaattaaaatctTCCAATTATTTTTGCATCCACATTTGCATTTTTGCATTTCACGttgacatttattttaacttctagtaaaaaataaaaaaggtcaaAATTGAATGAAACATCTTGAAATTATGAGAGTAGCACATGTCAGCCAACCCAATCCCAGTTTTGTGGGGCGAGGGGATTATCTGTTCACAACAACATTCAGGTTGAGATTTTCAGAGTTGCCCAAGGGATTTAGATGCTTAATTTCCATTAGTAGGAACGGGAATGGACATCCCATCCTTTAAAGGGCTTTGAATCTCTCATACTACCCGTGTCCACTGATCAAAGGAAAAGTATTATTATGTCAGTAAGGTTTTTACATTTCTGCTATTATTGGTTTAATGCCAAGAGATCTCAGCTGAGACCAAGGCCCATTGTGCTAAGACCTGTGCATGCACCTAGTAAGAAATAGACCCCGCCGTGCTGAGAGCACAATCTAAATGGTTTAAAGGTGGgcgtggaaactgaggcacatagcaaGGAAGTGACAGTGCTAGAAGTCGGTGGTAGCACTAGAAAAGGAGCGCAGGTTTCCAACTCCTTGTCCCAGGCTCTATGAAGTGTGCACAGCATTACTTCTACAAACCTTTGGCATTATCAAGTCATTTACAGGCTCATATTTTCGAGGTTTCCTGGGAGATACGAACATACAGTGGGGGTCTCTAAAAATCCCAGCTAAAATCTGTACATTTAACCCCCCAGGAAATTCAGTATTTGTGACTTTATTGAATCATAGGAACATGCAAACTCAGACTGACCAAAATCACAAACACTTTTAAAGCTCATGTAGTGAATTTTGTGGATCTCAATTTAAATGTCAAGGTGCTGTTAAGTTATCATCTATATCTATCTCTGCAGAGATTCTTTATAGCCTACAGACCCAGGCTTATGAGCACTTTCAATAGACTATATACCTGAGAAAAGTTACTCATATGGGTAAGTGTTGGTATGACCCACTCATGAGTGTATGTTAGCAGCCCCTGTCCCTAACCCTGAATCCCCATGCTGATCCATAGAGGATATGACTTTTACAGCCCACACTTACAAAGGTTTGGCTTTTTATCTCATTCTGTACTGGTTCATATATTTAGCCCTGAACCCCCACTGTTCAGTTCCGGATGTGCCAGTCACAAGGGTGGTTGGAATATT encodes:
- the LOC120380298 gene encoding olfactory receptor 11A1-like gives rise to the protein MRRRMEYRWQNPYLGVNTKSEEFISEILAGNTSSLKVHFQAHAEAGNQTSITKFILLGFGDLPELQILLFPLFLVIYVVTMSGNILIVFLIVADQHLHTPMYFFLGNLSCLEICYTSTILPRMLASLLTGDRTISISGCITQFNLFSSLAAVECALLAVMSYDRYLAICKPLHYAVQMNGSVCLQMASLSWISGFLASTVTTSLLAQFTFCGPNEIDHFFCDFTPLIKLSCSETSQMKLVTFILSSIFTLPAFLLTVMSYISIIASILRIPSTMGRQKAFSTCSSHLIVVTIFYGTLMIVYMLPDSATVGNLNKVFSIFYTVLTPMVNPLIYSLRNKEVNRALRKALVKCVPFPQKSGKTNSIC